One Methylosinus sp. C49 DNA segment encodes these proteins:
- a CDS encoding efflux RND transporter permease subunit, whose protein sequence is MSVSTPFIERPVATSLLSFAVLLFGLLGYARLSISPLPQVDFPTIQVTTQLPGANPDTMAALVTASLERQFGQIPSLQTMSSQSSFGLSQITLQFELDRDIDAAAQDVQSAINAAASTLPRTLPYPPVYSKVNPADTPVVTLTLRSKTASMRQMSDVADTLIAPRLSEVPGVGHVAVEGGVRPAVRIQADLARLAANRMSMEDLRAAIAAANVAGAKGSLDGLHQSYTLDANDQLQAARQFETVVIAYRNGAPIMLRDVATVIDGLENSRVGGWYRGEPAIILDVQRQPGANIISTVDQLHKELPNIMRALPKGMSLEVVNDRTQTIRASIEDVEFTLVLATALVILVVLVFLRSWRATVIAGVSLPLSIIATFALMSLAGFSLDNLSLMALTIGAGFVVDDAIVMIENIVRNIELGKTPHRAALDGAREIAFTVISLTVSLIAVFIPLLFMTGLVGRMFREFALTLTAQVVVSAIISLTLTPMLCAKLLKPGAGHASHAPASGFSAWLDEFYAKTLAMALGQQKPMLILTFGTLALTIALYAFIPKGFLPRQDTSLLNVVLEASPDSSFETMTRLQAEVSKIFEAEPEATGTASVLGVGPLNATTNVAHMSVTLRPRDVRSIGADEIAERLKQAAERIPGAAVYIEPVQDIQITTRASRSQYQYTLTAPDQAELQDWSQKLIDAIRRDGVFRNVAAETQNGGLRTFLRIDRELMGRLGVTAQNVDDTLNDAFGQRQISTIYAQSNQYRVILEAAPQYQRDPTALDKLYVSPSNGGPQTPISTFVSVEQTTAPLAVAHQEQFPAATISFDLSPGAALGDAVEAIARVEREIGLPSSIIGMFSADAAEFRKSLAGQPWLILAAAIAIYVVLGVLYESYAHPFTVLTTLPSAGVGALLALMATGLDMSLVALIGVVLLMGIVKKNAIMMIDFALEAEKAEALTPFDSIVRACRLRFRPIMMTTLAALLGALPLALAHGPGSELRIPLGVSIIGGLVLSQLLTLYTTPVIYLAVDRLRARLREWLHGSPTQQPQAAAQTAPASERKEAAE, encoded by the coding sequence ATGAGCGTGTCGACGCCCTTCATCGAACGGCCGGTGGCGACCTCGCTGCTGAGCTTCGCCGTGCTTTTATTCGGCCTGCTCGGCTATGCGCGCCTGTCGATCTCGCCGCTGCCGCAGGTCGATTTTCCGACCATTCAGGTCACGACGCAATTGCCCGGCGCCAATCCCGACACGATGGCGGCGCTGGTGACGGCCTCGCTCGAGCGGCAGTTCGGTCAGATTCCGTCGCTGCAGACCATGTCGTCGCAGAGCTCCTTCGGCCTGTCGCAGATCACGCTGCAATTCGAGCTCGATCGCGACATAGACGCCGCCGCGCAGGATGTGCAATCGGCGATCAACGCCGCCGCCTCGACGCTGCCGCGCACGCTGCCCTATCCGCCCGTCTATTCGAAGGTCAATCCGGCCGACACTCCGGTGGTGACGCTGACGCTGCGCTCCAAGACCGCCAGCATGCGGCAGATGAGCGACGTCGCCGACACGCTGATCGCGCCGCGCCTCTCGGAAGTGCCGGGCGTCGGCCATGTGGCGGTGGAGGGCGGCGTGCGCCCGGCGGTGCGCATTCAGGCCGATCTCGCCCGGCTCGCCGCCAATCGCATGAGCATGGAAGATTTGCGCGCCGCCATCGCCGCCGCCAATGTCGCCGGCGCCAAGGGCTCGCTCGACGGGCTCCACCAATCCTACACGCTCGACGCCAATGACCAGCTGCAGGCGGCGCGGCAGTTCGAGACCGTCGTCATCGCCTATCGCAATGGCGCGCCGATCATGCTGCGCGATGTGGCGACGGTGATCGACGGGCTGGAGAACTCGCGCGTCGGCGGCTGGTATCGCGGCGAGCCGGCGATCATCCTCGACGTGCAGCGCCAGCCGGGCGCCAATATCATCAGTACGGTCGATCAGCTCCACAAGGAGCTGCCCAATATCATGCGCGCCCTGCCCAAGGGCATGTCGCTCGAGGTGGTGAACGACCGCACCCAGACCATCCGCGCCTCCATCGAGGATGTGGAATTCACCCTCGTCCTGGCCACGGCGCTGGTGATTTTGGTGGTGCTGGTGTTTCTGCGCAGCTGGCGGGCGACGGTCATCGCCGGCGTCAGCCTGCCGCTCTCCATCATCGCCACTTTCGCGCTGATGTCGCTCGCCGGCTTCTCGCTCGACAATCTGTCGCTGATGGCGCTGACCATCGGCGCCGGCTTCGTCGTCGACGACGCCATTGTGATGATCGAGAACATCGTCCGCAACATAGAGCTCGGCAAGACGCCGCATCGCGCCGCTCTGGACGGCGCGCGGGAGATCGCCTTCACGGTGATCTCGCTCACCGTCTCGCTGATCGCCGTCTTCATCCCGCTTCTGTTCATGACCGGCCTCGTCGGCCGCATGTTCCGCGAGTTCGCGCTGACGCTCACCGCGCAGGTCGTCGTCTCGGCGATCATCTCGCTGACCTTGACGCCCATGCTCTGCGCCAAGCTGCTGAAGCCGGGCGCGGGCCACGCCTCCCATGCTCCGGCGAGCGGCTTTTCCGCCTGGCTCGACGAATTCTACGCCAAGACTCTCGCCATGGCGCTCGGCCAGCAAAAGCCGATGCTGATCCTCACCTTCGGCACTCTGGCGCTCACCATCGCGCTCTACGCTTTCATCCCCAAGGGCTTCCTGCCGCGCCAGGACACGAGCCTGCTCAATGTCGTGCTGGAAGCCTCGCCCGACTCCTCCTTCGAAACGATGACACGGCTGCAGGCCGAGGTCTCGAAGATCTTCGAGGCGGAGCCGGAGGCGACCGGGACCGCCTCGGTGCTGGGAGTCGGCCCACTCAACGCCACCACCAATGTCGCCCATATGTCGGTGACGCTGCGCCCGCGCGATGTGCGCAGCATCGGCGCAGATGAGATCGCCGAGCGGCTGAAGCAGGCGGCCGAGCGCATTCCTGGCGCCGCCGTCTACATAGAGCCGGTGCAGGACATTCAGATCACGACCCGCGCCAGCCGCTCGCAATATCAGTATACGCTGACCGCGCCCGATCAGGCCGAGCTGCAGGACTGGTCGCAGAAGCTGATCGACGCGATCCGCCGCGACGGCGTGTTCCGCAATGTCGCCGCCGAGACGCAGAACGGCGGGCTGCGCACCTTTCTGCGCATCGACCGCGAGCTGATGGGACGGCTCGGCGTCACCGCGCAAAATGTCGACGACACGCTGAACGACGCTTTCGGCCAACGGCAAATCTCCACCATCTACGCCCAGTCCAACCAATATCGCGTGATATTGGAGGCGGCGCCGCAATATCAGCGCGACCCGACCGCGCTCGACAAGCTCTATGTCTCACCCTCCAATGGCGGCCCGCAGACGCCGATCTCCACCTTCGTCTCGGTGGAGCAGACGACGGCGCCGCTCGCCGTCGCGCATCAGGAGCAGTTTCCGGCGGCGACGATCAGCTTCGACCTTTCGCCCGGCGCAGCGCTCGGCGATGCGGTGGAGGCGATCGCCCGCGTAGAGCGCGAGATCGGCCTGCCCTCCTCCATCATCGGCATGTTCAGCGCCGACGCCGCGGAGTTCCGCAAATCGCTCGCCGGGCAGCCCTGGCTCATTCTGGCCGCGGCCATCGCCATCTATGTGGTGCTGGGCGTGCTCTATGAGAGCTACGCCCATCCCTTCACCGTGCTGACGACGCTGCCCTCGGCCGGCGTCGGCGCGCTGCTGGCGCTGATGGCGACCGGGCTCGACATGTCGCTGGTGGCGCTGATCGGCGTCGTGCTGCTGATGGGCATCGTCAAGAAGAACGCCATCATGATGATCGACTTCGCGCTGGAGGCGGAGAAGGCCGAGGCTCTGACGCCCTTCGACTCCATCGTGCGCGCCTGCCGGCTGCGCTTTCGGCCGATCATGATGACGACTCTGGCCGCGCTGCTCGGCGCGCTGCCGCTGGCGCTGGCGCATGGGCCGGGCAGCGAGCTGCGCATCCCGCTCGGCGTCTCGATCATCGGCGGGCTCGTTCTGTCGCAGCTGCTGACGCTCTACACGACGCCGGTCATCTATCTCGCCGTCGACCGCCTGCGCGCACGGCTGCGCGAATGGCTGCATGGATCGCCGACGCAGCAGCCGCAGGCCGCCGCCCAGACCGCGCCGGCCTCCGAGCGCAAGGAGGCGGCGGAGTGA
- a CDS encoding efflux RND transporter periplasmic adaptor subunit — protein sequence MKPSFSLPAGWRVKRPSPLIALGVVAALAAGYYVARPWIVGDGEKEASAVSGGKREGRRRGFDGPVAITATPVRVADVPVTIDAVGTAQALNTVTVRTQVDGRLIKLGFDEGQSVKKGDIVALIDPTLYQAAYDQAVAKKAQDEANLANARVDVTRYKKLAASNFGSQQQYATQESLVTQLEAQIRADQGAIDNAKATLDYATIRSPIDGRTGIRLVDVGNILHSSDSTGIVVITQLQPIYVVFTVPQQFLPAVQKAQARARAPAAALGPDNSSVLDTGVVTVIDNQIDQTTGTVKIKATFENKGLALWPGQFVNVRLTVDVLHAARVVPSSAIQRGPNGAFVYALNEDETVSMKAVSVGRQDEVQAVVVSGLEPGEKVATTGFSRLVDGSQVRVMEPTADRGADAAKRPRKEQKSEAGGEKRGDVRASPQQR from the coding sequence ATGAAGCCGTCCTTCTCATTGCCGGCCGGCTGGCGCGTGAAACGGCCCTCGCCGCTTATCGCCCTCGGAGTCGTCGCCGCGCTCGCCGCCGGCTATTACGTCGCCCGTCCGTGGATCGTCGGCGATGGGGAGAAAGAAGCATCCGCCGTCTCCGGCGGCAAGCGCGAAGGGCGCCGCCGCGGCTTCGACGGGCCGGTCGCCATAACGGCGACGCCGGTGCGGGTCGCCGATGTGCCGGTGACGATCGACGCGGTCGGCACGGCGCAGGCGCTCAACACGGTCACTGTCCGCACGCAGGTCGACGGAAGGCTCATCAAGCTCGGCTTCGACGAGGGGCAGAGCGTCAAGAAGGGCGATATTGTCGCCCTCATCGATCCGACGCTCTATCAGGCCGCCTATGATCAGGCCGTCGCCAAAAAGGCGCAGGACGAGGCCAATCTCGCCAACGCCCGCGTCGATGTGACGCGCTATAAGAAGCTCGCGGCCAGCAATTTCGGCTCGCAGCAGCAATATGCGACGCAGGAGTCGCTCGTCACCCAGCTCGAGGCGCAGATCCGCGCCGATCAAGGCGCGATCGACAACGCCAAGGCGACGCTCGATTACGCCACCATACGCTCGCCCATCGACGGACGCACCGGCATAAGGCTCGTGGACGTCGGCAATATTCTGCACAGCTCTGATTCCACCGGCATCGTCGTCATCACCCAGCTGCAGCCGATCTATGTCGTCTTCACCGTGCCGCAGCAATTTCTGCCCGCGGTGCAGAAGGCGCAGGCCCGCGCCCGCGCGCCGGCGGCCGCCCTCGGCCCGGACAATTCGAGCGTGCTGGACACGGGCGTGGTGACGGTGATCGACAATCAGATCGACCAGACCACCGGCACGGTGAAGATCAAGGCGACCTTCGAGAACAAGGGCCTCGCGCTGTGGCCGGGCCAGTTCGTCAACGTCCGGTTGACGGTTGATGTGCTACATGCCGCGCGAGTGGTTCCGAGCTCGGCCATTCAACGCGGCCCCAATGGCGCCTTCGTCTATGCGCTGAACGAGGACGAGACCGTCTCGATGAAGGCGGTCTCCGTCGGGCGGCAGGACGAGGTTCAGGCAGTGGTCGTCTCCGGCCTCGAGCCTGGCGAGAAAGTGGCGACGACCGGCTTCTCGCGGCTCGTCGATGGATCGCAGGTGAGGGTGATGGAGCCGACGGCCGATCGCGGCGCGGACGCTGCGAAACGACCGCGCAAGGAACAAAAGAGCGAGGCCGGCGGTGAGAAGCGCGGCGACGTCCGCGCATCGCCGCAACAGAGGTGA
- a CDS encoding efflux transporter outer membrane subunit, with product MSLSPRRRPRPPLLLGRAAALAAATALSGCVLDWEKPDATIETPPAYEAAKPARSAAPIRAAKEWSLGFRSPELTRLVEKALEQNLDIAAAVARIQQADATARIDSSPLWPSLTMNDIARRTQTPATITSATSTSASTNATTTTGASGSSALRTRRANFLQLQLDASYEIDFWGKNQDASNAARLLAHASRFDRDVVEISTIASVVNSYFQVLTAQDRLRIAHNNIKIAETVLKAIKARLDVGTATALDFSQQDSVVAQQRASVPPLEQTLRQTKNTLAVLLGVPPEVAVIKGGSLTRLGFPKVAPGLPSELLLRRPDIAEAEAKLESAEFSVLQARASFFPSIKMTGYYGVQSVAMRSLFRPEAIAWQIAGNLTQPLFDGYNLQGQYLLQQGRFAELAQAYKKQILTAFSDVENALIAIQETSRQLKLQGEAAAAARRAYEVAEARLREGTIDIITLSTTETTLFQTEDTLAVVRLSYFQAATSLYQALGGGWSGATRALEIASEDGAYESDKGPWP from the coding sequence TTGTCCTTGTCTCCGAGACGACGACCACGGCCGCCCCTGCTCCTCGGCCGCGCCGCGGCGCTCGCCGCTGCGACGGCTCTATCCGGCTGCGTGCTGGATTGGGAAAAGCCGGACGCCACGATCGAGACCCCGCCCGCCTACGAGGCGGCCAAGCCCGCGCGCTCGGCCGCGCCGATTCGCGCGGCCAAGGAGTGGTCGCTGGGTTTCCGCTCGCCGGAGCTGACCCGCCTCGTCGAAAAGGCGCTCGAGCAAAATCTGGACATAGCCGCGGCCGTGGCGCGCATCCAGCAGGCCGACGCGACCGCGCGCATCGACAGCTCCCCGCTATGGCCATCGCTGACGATGAACGACATAGCGCGGCGCACGCAGACGCCCGCGACCATCACCAGCGCAACGAGCACCAGCGCCTCGACCAACGCCACCACGACGACCGGGGCCTCTGGCTCGAGCGCCCTGCGCACGCGCCGCGCCAATTTCCTCCAGCTGCAGCTCGACGCGAGCTATGAGATCGACTTCTGGGGAAAAAATCAGGACGCCTCCAACGCCGCGCGCCTGCTCGCCCATGCGAGCCGCTTCGACCGCGACGTAGTGGAGATCTCCACCATTGCCTCGGTGGTGAACTCCTATTTTCAAGTGCTGACGGCGCAAGACCGGCTGCGCATCGCCCACAACAACATCAAGATCGCCGAGACGGTGCTGAAGGCCATCAAGGCGAGGCTCGACGTCGGCACCGCCACGGCGCTCGACTTTTCGCAGCAGGATTCGGTCGTCGCCCAGCAGCGCGCCTCCGTGCCGCCGCTGGAGCAGACTTTGCGCCAGACCAAGAACACTCTGGCGGTGCTGCTCGGCGTTCCGCCGGAGGTCGCCGTCATCAAGGGGGGCTCGCTGACCCGGCTCGGCTTCCCGAAAGTCGCGCCCGGCCTACCGTCCGAGCTGCTGCTGCGCCGCCCGGATATAGCGGAGGCCGAAGCCAAGCTCGAATCCGCCGAATTCTCGGTGCTGCAGGCGCGCGCCTCCTTCTTCCCGTCGATCAAGATGACCGGCTATTACGGCGTGCAGAGCGTCGCGATGCGCTCGCTGTTCCGACCGGAGGCGATCGCCTGGCAGATCGCCGGAAATCTGACGCAGCCGCTCTTCGACGGCTATAATCTGCAAGGCCAATATCTGCTGCAGCAGGGCCGGTTCGCCGAGCTGGCCCAGGCTTACAAAAAACAAATTTTGACGGCCTTCTCCGACGTCGAAAATGCGCTCATCGCCATACAAGAGACGTCTCGGCAGCTGAAGCTCCAGGGCGAGGCGGCGGCGGCGGCGCGGCGGGCCTATGAGGTCGCCGAGGCGCGGCTCCGCGAGGGCACGATCGACATCATCACATTGTCGACGACGGAGACGACCTTGTTCCAGACCGAGGACACGCTGGCCGTGGTGCGGCTGTCTTATTTCCAGGCCGCGACGAGCCTCTATCAGGCGCTCGGCGGCGGCTGGTCCGGCGCGACGCGCGCGCTCGAGATCGCCTCCGAGGACGGCGCCTATGAGTCGGACAAGGGCCCTTGGCCATGA
- a CDS encoding DUF2147 domain-containing protein, whose protein sequence is MMKKAAFSLLLALASAVPAAAAPAEAARAPAAPPEPIYGVWIRGGHQQKLEFFDCDGKLCARGVFPPPPPGQQPMLILRHAARIEANRWKGDLFNPENGKIYIGIITLDSPTQLTLTGCLIAFLCQSESWTKVPGEPAPSQKTPTPRRRN, encoded by the coding sequence ATGATGAAGAAGGCGGCTTTTTCCCTGCTTCTCGCCCTCGCTTCCGCCGTTCCTGCGGCCGCGGCTCCCGCGGAGGCGGCCCGCGCCCCTGCCGCGCCGCCCGAGCCGATCTATGGGGTGTGGATTCGCGGCGGACATCAGCAGAAGCTCGAATTCTTCGATTGTGACGGCAAGCTCTGCGCACGCGGCGTGTTTCCGCCGCCCCCGCCCGGCCAGCAGCCCATGCTGATTCTGCGCCATGCGGCGCGGATCGAGGCCAATCGCTGGAAGGGCGATCTCTTCAATCCAGAAAACGGCAAAATCTACATCGGTATCATTACTTTGGACAGCCCGACCCAGCTCACGCTCACCGGCTGCCTGATCGCCTTCTTGTGTCAGAGCGAAAGCTGGACCAAAGTGCCGGGCGAGCCGGCGCCTTCGCAAAAGACTCCGACGCCGCGGCGACGAAATTAA
- a CDS encoding MMPL family transporter, with protein MLEKLVAWCLRRPWTVVIVTLALTVAGAYVTATRFAIDTDTAHLFSPEVPWRANESRLYKAFPQIDDIIVAVVDAKTSEQAEKSANELRDALTGKPLMSRVWRPDDNKYFRDNGILFLGVDEIRRDMNSLVAQREFLQPLAEDPSLRGLSDALLFGLKQVATSERGLASFAKGLDNFTDAFDAVLAGKPAKVSWEKLLSGGREPEAPSVGPSAEPRRIVLIKPIIDYSALEPGHEAVQIIRDTAKSLGLVPDKGVTVRLTGQVPLADEEFATVAENTGLNVSATLAVVTLILWAALRSKRLIFAVLLTIIAGLAMTSGLGIALIGRFNLISVAFAVLFIGLGVDFGIQFATRYREERHNVDDLPQALLAATRGIGWSLTLAAVSLLAGFFCFLPTEFLGVAELGLIAGLGMIIAYLATLTFLPALIRILGPKAETAPVETASLAAVDHWIARHRMLVLVATAIVVLAGAPFLLHLRFDSNPMNLRDQTVESVATFLDLSKNPQTAPNKIEALAPSLPAARELAKKIAALPEVDHVTTIDQLIPADQDEKLPLLENAANQLRKILDPTVKPAPSDEEVKKALARAAKTIRKAGAAPKAPAGLVRFADSLDALAKASPEIRKEAQVAALSDLERLFGELRRALAAQKITPDSLPEDLRSEWISANGEVRVEVTPKGDSNDREVMTRFAEAVQTLAPDAGGPPVIVAEAGKTVVDAFLQAGVLAFVAIFLILVVALRRASDVALTLGPLVLAGIMSLEAADLLGLSLNFANIIALPLMFGVGVAFHIYYVIAWRKGVSDMLASSLTRAIFFSALTTGTAFGSLFLSSHPGTASMGALLAISLFFTLLAAFIIVPAFLGPPRMEEEAEAIGGRQEGALGASEATERPASPVQPPRGVLGSEP; from the coding sequence ATGTTGGAAAAGCTCGTGGCCTGGTGTCTGCGCCGGCCCTGGACGGTCGTCATCGTCACGCTCGCGCTCACCGTCGCCGGCGCCTATGTGACCGCCACGCGTTTCGCCATCGACACGGATACGGCGCATCTCTTCTCGCCCGAGGTTCCCTGGCGCGCCAATGAGTCGCGCCTCTACAAAGCTTTTCCCCAGATCGACGACATCATCGTGGCGGTCGTCGACGCCAAGACCAGCGAGCAGGCGGAAAAAAGCGCCAATGAGCTGCGCGACGCGCTGACCGGCAAGCCGCTGATGTCCCGCGTCTGGCGCCCGGACGACAATAAATATTTTCGCGACAATGGCATTCTCTTCCTCGGCGTCGACGAGATTCGCCGCGACATGAATTCACTCGTCGCGCAGCGCGAGTTTCTGCAGCCGCTGGCGGAAGACCCCAGCCTGCGCGGCTTGTCGGACGCTCTGCTGTTCGGCCTCAAGCAGGTGGCGACGAGCGAGCGCGGCCTCGCCTCCTTCGCAAAGGGCCTCGATAATTTCACCGACGCTTTCGACGCCGTGCTCGCCGGAAAGCCGGCCAAGGTCTCCTGGGAGAAGCTGCTTTCCGGCGGCCGCGAGCCGGAGGCGCCCTCGGTCGGCCCCAGCGCGGAGCCGCGCCGCATCGTGCTCATCAAGCCGATCATCGACTATTCGGCGCTCGAGCCCGGCCATGAGGCGGTGCAGATCATCCGCGACACGGCGAAGTCGCTCGGCCTCGTCCCCGACAAGGGCGTCACCGTGCGGCTGACCGGCCAAGTGCCGCTGGCGGATGAGGAATTCGCCACCGTCGCCGAGAACACCGGGCTGAATGTCTCGGCCACGCTGGCGGTGGTGACGCTCATTCTCTGGGCGGCGCTGCGCTCCAAGCGGCTCATCTTCGCCGTGCTGCTGACCATCATCGCCGGTCTCGCCATGACCTCGGGCCTCGGCATAGCGCTGATCGGCCGCTTCAACCTCATCTCGGTCGCCTTCGCGGTCTTGTTCATCGGCCTCGGCGTCGATTTCGGCATTCAATTCGCCACGCGCTATCGCGAGGAGCGCCACAATGTCGACGATCTGCCGCAAGCTCTGCTGGCGGCGACGCGCGGCATCGGCTGGTCGCTGACGCTCGCCGCCGTCTCGCTGCTCGCCGGCTTCTTCTGCTTCCTGCCGACGGAATTTCTCGGCGTGGCCGAGCTCGGCCTCATCGCCGGCCTCGGCATGATCATCGCCTATCTGGCGACGCTCACCTTCCTGCCGGCGTTGATCCGCATTCTCGGCCCCAAGGCGGAGACGGCGCCGGTGGAGACCGCCTCGCTGGCCGCCGTCGATCATTGGATCGCCCGCCATCGCATGCTGGTGCTGGTCGCGACGGCGATCGTCGTGCTCGCCGGCGCGCCCTTCCTGCTGCATCTGCGCTTCGACTCCAATCCGATGAATCTGCGCGATCAGACTGTCGAATCGGTCGCGACCTTCCTCGATCTCTCCAAAAACCCGCAGACGGCGCCCAATAAGATCGAGGCGCTCGCGCCCTCTCTGCCCGCCGCGCGCGAGCTGGCCAAAAAGATCGCGGCGCTGCCGGAGGTCGATCATGTGACGACGATCGACCAGCTGATTCCGGCCGATCAGGACGAGAAGCTGCCGCTGCTCGAGAACGCCGCCAATCAGCTGCGCAAGATTCTCGATCCGACGGTCAAGCCCGCGCCGAGCGACGAGGAGGTGAAGAAAGCCCTCGCCCGCGCCGCCAAGACGATCCGCAAGGCCGGCGCCGCACCCAAGGCGCCTGCCGGCCTCGTCCGCTTCGCCGATTCGCTGGATGCGCTGGCCAAGGCCAGCCCGGAGATTCGCAAGGAGGCGCAGGTTGCCGCCCTCTCCGATCTCGAGCGCCTCTTCGGCGAGCTGCGCAGAGCGCTCGCCGCGCAGAAGATCACGCCCGACTCGCTGCCGGAGGATCTGCGCTCGGAATGGATATCCGCCAATGGCGAGGTGCGCGTCGAGGTGACGCCCAAGGGCGACAGCAATGATCGCGAGGTGATGACCCGCTTCGCCGAGGCGGTGCAGACGCTCGCGCCGGACGCCGGCGGCCCGCCGGTAATCGTCGCCGAGGCCGGCAAGACGGTCGTCGACGCCTTTCTGCAGGCCGGCGTGCTGGCCTTCGTGGCCATATTCCTGATTCTCGTCGTCGCGCTGCGGCGGGCGAGCGACGTCGCGCTCACGCTCGGCCCGCTCGTGCTCGCGGGAATCATGAGCCTCGAGGCGGCCGATCTGCTCGGCTTGTCGCTCAACTTCGCCAATATCATCGCGCTGCCGCTGATGTTCGGCGTCGGCGTCGCCTTCCACATCTATTACGTCATCGCCTGGCGCAAGGGCGTCTCCGACATGCTCGCCTCGAGCCTGACGCGCGCCATCTTCTTCAGCGCGCTCACCACGGGCACGGCCTTCGGCAGCCTGTTCCTGTCGAGCCATCCGGGCACGGCCAGCATGGGCGCGCTGCTCGCCATCTCGCTGTTCTTCACTTTGCTCGCCGCCTTCATCATCGTGCCGGCCTTCCTCGGCCCGCCGCGGATGGAGGAAGAGGCGGAGGCGATCGGCGGTCGGCAGGAGGGCGCCCTCGGCGCGAGCGAAGCGACCGAGCGACCGGCGTCGCCTGTGCAGCCGCCGCGCGGCGTGTTAGGCTCGGAGCCATGA
- a CDS encoding DUF1674 domain-containing protein → MDEAQTRSERAATARPLTPEAQRALAEAEERRERQRRDRVSPQRELGGRGGLDPARYGDWESKGIASDF, encoded by the coding sequence ATGGACGAAGCTCAGACACGCTCGGAACGAGCCGCGACCGCGCGGCCCCTTACGCCGGAAGCGCAGCGCGCGCTGGCGGAAGCCGAGGAGCGCCGCGAGCGGCAGAGGCGCGATCGCGTCTCGCCGCAGCGCGAGCTCGGCGGCCGCGGAGGGCTCGATCCCGCTCGCTACGGCGATTGGGAGAGCAAAGGAATAGCCAGCGACTTCTGA
- a CDS encoding transcription antitermination factor NusB, with product MSDNRPFSAKAKARAGFLPADAAREAEATRVPGLQARIAAANVIADVAQGGHRLDERFSPQAVPYRLAGMEPRDVALARSIAYVGVRRLGAIRHALALLLEKGLPKQAARLEWPLVAAAAQILFLDVPDHAAVDLAVRTVRLEPKTAPFAGLVNGVLRNLIRRREEFLGADPLDLDTPAWLAQRWIKSYGEAQARAIAALHMQEPPIDLTVKSDAEGWAQRLDGIVLPTGSVRLRARTPIVELDAYAEGEWWVQDAAAALPARLLAVEPDERVLDMCAAPGGKTAQLALARAQVTALDRSAERLKLLAANLQRVRLHADIAVGDAASYSAARPFDAILLDAPCSATGTIRRHPDVPWIKKPGDLDSLVALQSRILERAASLLRPGGRLVYCTCSLEPEEGEAQITSFLRRHPEMRRAPIDAAADRVPAEFVTPDGDLRTLPSYWPNEDARLAGLDGFFAARLVRRD from the coding sequence ATGAGCGACAATAGACCTTTCTCCGCCAAGGCCAAGGCGCGGGCCGGCTTCCTTCCGGCAGACGCCGCGCGCGAGGCCGAGGCCACTCGAGTCCCGGGGCTGCAGGCGCGCATCGCCGCGGCCAATGTGATCGCGGATGTCGCGCAAGGCGGCCACCGGCTGGACGAACGTTTTTCTCCGCAGGCCGTTCCGTACCGGCTCGCAGGAATGGAGCCGCGCGACGTCGCGCTCGCGCGCTCCATCGCCTATGTCGGCGTTCGCCGTCTCGGCGCCATTCGCCACGCGCTCGCGCTTCTGCTCGAGAAGGGCCTGCCCAAGCAGGCCGCGCGGCTCGAATGGCCGCTCGTCGCCGCCGCGGCGCAAATCCTCTTTCTCGACGTCCCCGATCACGCCGCCGTCGATCTCGCCGTGCGCACGGTCCGGCTCGAGCCGAAGACCGCGCCCTTTGCGGGCTTGGTGAATGGCGTTCTGCGCAATCTCATCCGGCGTCGCGAGGAATTTCTCGGAGCCGATCCGCTCGATCTCGACACGCCCGCCTGGCTCGCGCAGCGCTGGATCAAATCCTATGGCGAGGCGCAGGCGCGCGCCATCGCCGCCCTCCATATGCAAGAGCCGCCGATCGACCTCACGGTGAAATCCGACGCCGAAGGCTGGGCGCAGCGTCTCGACGGAATCGTGTTGCCGACCGGCTCGGTGCGTCTGCGTGCGCGCACGCCGATCGTGGAGCTCGACGCCTATGCGGAGGGCGAATGGTGGGTGCAGGACGCCGCCGCCGCGCTGCCGGCGCGTCTGCTCGCCGTGGAGCCGGACGAGCGCGTGCTGGACATGTGCGCCGCGCCCGGCGGCAAGACCGCGCAGCTCGCTCTCGCCCGCGCGCAGGTGACGGCGCTCGATCGCTCCGCCGAGCGGCTGAAGCTGCTCGCGGCCAATCTGCAGCGCGTCCGCCTGCACGCCGACATAGCGGTGGGCGACGCCGCCTCTTATTCCGCCGCGCGTCCCTTCGACGCCATTCTGCTCGATGCGCCCTGCTCGGCGACAGGGACGATCCGCCGTCATCCCGACGTGCCCTGGATCAAGAAGCCCGGCGATCTCGATTCCCTCGTCGCGCTGCAATCGCGCATATTGGAGCGCGCCGCTTCGCTGCTGCGGCCGGGCGGGCGCCTCGTCTATTGCACCTGCTCGCTGGAGCCGGAGGAGGGCGAGGCGCAGATCACGAGCTTTCTGCGTCGTCATCCCGAGATGCGTCGCGCGCCGATCGACGCCGCCGCCGATCGCGTTCCGGCGGAATTCGTCACGCCGGACGGCGATTTGCGCACGCTGCCGTCCTATTGGCCGAATGAGGACGCGCGCCTCGCCGGTCTCGACGGCTTCTTCGCCGCGCGGCTCGTGCGGCGGGACTGA